Proteins from a single region of Rhodospirillales bacterium:
- the lpdA gene encoding dihydrolipoyl dehydrogenase, with the protein MADTSFDVVVVGAGPGGYVTAIRAAQLGMKAAIVEEKHLGGICLNWGCIPTKALLRSAEVYENIKHAGEYGITVKDFAFDPKKIVERSRKVAKQLNGGVGHLLKKNKVPVFDGRGRLAGPGKLAVTKDGKPVADLTAKHIILATGARPRALPGLEPDGKLIWTYFEAMVPEAMPKSLLVVGSGAIGIEFASFYRSLGAEVTVVEVLERVLPVEDEEISAFARKQFEKQGMKIHTATTVKSLKKNGGSVTATLEGGGKSWEVTAERVILAVGIVGNVEDLGLEGTKVAVDRTHIVIDEWCRTGEPGVYAIGDVAGPPWLAHKASHEGVICVEKIAGINDVHPLVTANIPGCTYSRPQVASVGLTEKAAKDKGYQLKVGRFPFIGNGKAIALGEPEGMVKTVFDAKTGELLGAHMVGAEVTELIQGYGIAKTMETTEAELMHTVFPHPTLSEMMHESVLDAYGRAVHF; encoded by the coding sequence ATGGCTGACACTTCGTTCGACGTCGTCGTCGTCGGCGCCGGTCCCGGCGGCTACGTCACCGCCATCCGCGCCGCCCAGCTCGGCATGAAGGCGGCGATCGTCGAGGAAAAGCACCTCGGCGGTATCTGCCTGAACTGGGGATGCATTCCGACCAAGGCGCTGCTGCGCTCGGCGGAAGTCTACGAGAACATCAAGCACGCCGGCGAATACGGCATTACCGTCAAGGACTTCGCCTTCGATCCCAAGAAGATCGTCGAGCGTTCGCGAAAAGTGGCCAAGCAGCTCAACGGCGGCGTCGGCCACCTGCTCAAGAAGAACAAGGTCCCGGTGTTCGACGGCCGCGGCCGCCTCGCCGGTCCCGGCAAGCTGGCGGTGACCAAGGACGGCAAGCCGGTCGCCGACCTGACCGCCAAGCACATCATCCTTGCCACCGGCGCCCGCCCGCGCGCGCTGCCGGGGCTCGAGCCGGACGGCAAGCTGATCTGGACCTACTTCGAGGCGATGGTCCCGGAGGCGATGCCGAAATCGCTGCTGGTGGTGGGTTCGGGCGCCATCGGCATCGAGTTCGCGAGCTTCTACCGCTCGCTCGGCGCCGAGGTGACGGTGGTCGAGGTGCTGGAGCGGGTGCTGCCGGTCGAGGACGAGGAGATCTCGGCGTTCGCCCGCAAGCAGTTCGAAAAGCAGGGAATGAAGATCCACACGGCAACGACGGTGAAGTCGCTGAAGAAGAACGGCGGCTCGGTCACCGCGACGCTCGAGGGCGGCGGCAAGAGCTGGGAGGTGACGGCGGAGCGGGTGATCCTCGCTGTCGGCATCGTCGGCAATGTCGAGGACCTCGGCCTCGAAGGCACCAAGGTTGCGGTCGACCGCACCCACATCGTCATCGACGAGTGGTGCCGCACCGGCGAGCCCGGCGTCTATGCGATCGGCGACGTCGCCGGCCCGCCGTGGCTGGCTCACAAGGCGAGCCACGAGGGGGTGATCTGCGTCGAGAAGATCGCCGGCATCAACGACGTCCACCCGCTGGTCACCGCCAATATCCCCGGCTGCACCTATTCGCGCCCGCAGGTGGCGAGCGTCGGGCTGACCGAGAAGGCGGCCAAGGACAAGGGCTATCAGCTCAAGGTCGGCCGCTTCCCGTTCATCGGCAACGGCAAGGCGATCGCGCTCGGCGAGCCCGAGGGCATGGTCAAGACCGTCTTCGATGCCAAGACCGGCGAGCTGCTTGGCGCCCACATGGTCGGCGCCGAAGTCACCGAGCTGATCCAGGGCTACGGCATCGCCAAGACCATGGAGACCACCGAGGCGGAGCTTATGCACACCGTCTTCCCGCACCCGACGCTCTCCGAGATGATGCACGAGTCCGTCCTCGACGCCTACGGCCGCGCCGTCCACTTCTAG
- a CDS encoding pyruvate dehydrogenase complex dihydrolipoamide acetyltransferase gives MPIQVLMPALSPTMTEGKLAKWTKNEGDPVASGDVLCEIETDKATMEVEAVDEGVLGKILVPAGTEGVAVNAPIALLLEEGEDASALDAAATAAPATAPTTAAPAATGAPAEAGSAPAAPAPSPAPTSAAKPEGGGRVFASPLARRLAKEAGLDLGTITGSGPHGRIVKADVEKAKSAPKPAPAPAAAPAAAPAAKPAPAEPGPAYVEVPNSSMRKVIAKRLGAAKRDIPHFYLTIDCDLEALLKLREELNGRSPEGEGAWKISVNDFVVRAVALALRAYPNANCAWTEEAIRYYQSVDVSVAVATPNGLITPIVKNADLKGLAAISNEVKFLAKRARDGKLMPEEYQGGCFTISNLGMYGVKDFAAIINPPQACLLAVGAAEKRPVVKDGALAVATMMSCTLSIDHRAVDGAAGAEYLQVFKKLIEDPLRMML, from the coding sequence ATGCCGATTCAAGTGCTGATGCCGGCCCTCTCGCCGACGATGACCGAGGGCAAGCTGGCGAAATGGACCAAGAACGAGGGTGATCCGGTCGCCTCCGGCGACGTGCTGTGCGAGATCGAAACCGACAAGGCGACGATGGAGGTTGAAGCCGTCGACGAAGGCGTGCTCGGCAAGATCCTCGTGCCCGCCGGCACCGAGGGCGTTGCCGTCAACGCGCCGATCGCGCTGTTGCTCGAAGAAGGGGAGGATGCCTCGGCGCTCGATGCCGCCGCTACGGCCGCCCCCGCAACCGCTCCGACGACGGCAGCACCGGCGGCAACCGGGGCGCCGGCCGAGGCTGGGAGCGCGCCCGCGGCCCCTGCGCCATCGCCGGCACCGACGAGCGCGGCGAAACCCGAGGGTGGTGGGCGCGTCTTTGCCAGCCCGCTCGCCCGTCGCCTCGCCAAGGAAGCCGGCCTCGATCTTGGCACCATCACCGGCAGCGGCCCGCACGGCCGCATCGTCAAGGCGGACGTCGAAAAAGCCAAGTCGGCTCCCAAGCCGGCCCCGGCTCCTGCGGCAGCCCCCGCGGCAGCTCCTGCGGCCAAGCCGGCTCCGGCGGAACCAGGCCCGGCCTACGTCGAGGTGCCGAACAGCAGCATGCGCAAGGTCATCGCCAAGCGCCTCGGCGCGGCCAAGCGCGATATCCCGCACTTCTACCTGACCATCGACTGTGACCTCGAAGCCCTGCTCAAGCTGCGCGAGGAGTTGAACGGCCGTTCGCCGGAGGGCGAGGGCGCCTGGAAGATCTCGGTCAACGACTTCGTAGTCCGTGCCGTCGCCCTGGCGCTGCGCGCCTATCCGAACGCGAATTGCGCGTGGACCGAAGAAGCGATCCGCTACTACCAGAGCGTCGACGTTTCGGTTGCCGTCGCCACCCCCAACGGGCTGATCACGCCGATCGTCAAGAACGCCGACCTCAAGGGCCTCGCCGCCATCTCCAACGAGGTCAAGTTCCTCGCCAAGCGGGCGCGCGACGGCAAGCTGATGCCGGAGGAATACCAGGGCGGCTGCTTTACCATCTCCAACCTCGGCATGTACGGCGTCAAGGACTTCGCGGCGATCATCAACCCGCCGCAGGCCTGCCTGCTCGCCGTCGGTGCCGCCGAGAAGCGGCCGGTGGTCAAGGACGGTGCGCTCGCCGTGGCGACGATGATGAGTTGCACGCTGTCGATCGATCACCGCGCGGTCGATGGTGCCGCCGGCGCCGAATACCTGCAGGTGTTCAAAAAGCTGATCGAAGATCCGCTGCGGATGATGTTGTAG
- a CDS encoding pyruvate dehydrogenase complex E1 component subunit beta: protein MPIQILMPALSPTMTEGKLAKWAKNEGDKVASGDVLCEIETDKATMEVEAVDEGTLGRILVPAGTENVAVNAPIALLLAEGEDASALDAAPAAAADAGPKDSGAAPASTPAPKELPVAAAPPEVEYTGPTAKMTVREALRDAMAEEMRRDNEVVLMGEEVAQYQGAYKVSQGLLDEFGDKRVIDTPITEMGFAGLGVGAAMAGMKPIVEFMTFNFAMQAIDQILNSAAKTLYMAGGKLGAPIVFRGPNGAAARVAAQHSQCYASWYAHCPGLKVVAPWSGTDAKGLLKAAIRDPNPVIVLENEIMYGQHFEVPTDPDFLIPIGRAKIEKPGKDVTITAFSRMVGVALEAAQLLAADGIDAEVINLRSLRPLDVETIVASVKRTNRLVSVEEGWPVAGMGSEMAALMMEHAFDYLDAPVVRVCGADVPMPYAANLEKLALPQPDWVVRAAKDVCYR, encoded by the coding sequence ATGCCGATTCAAATTCTCATGCCGGCGTTATCGCCGACCATGACCGAAGGCAAGCTCGCCAAGTGGGCGAAGAACGAGGGGGATAAGGTCGCTTCGGGCGACGTGCTGTGCGAAATCGAGACCGATAAGGCGACGATGGAGGTCGAGGCGGTCGACGAAGGTACGCTCGGCCGCATCCTGGTGCCAGCCGGCACCGAAAACGTTGCGGTCAACGCACCGATCGCGCTGCTGCTGGCCGAGGGTGAGGACGCCTCGGCGCTCGACGCGGCGCCGGCTGCGGCGGCGGACGCCGGACCGAAGGATTCGGGCGCGGCTCCGGCATCGACGCCGGCCCCGAAGGAATTGCCTGTCGCGGCGGCGCCGCCGGAAGTGGAATATACCGGACCCACGGCGAAGATGACGGTGCGCGAAGCCTTGCGCGACGCCATGGCCGAAGAGATGCGCCGCGATAACGAGGTGGTGCTGATGGGCGAGGAAGTCGCCCAATACCAGGGTGCCTACAAGGTCAGCCAGGGCCTGCTCGACGAGTTCGGCGACAAGCGGGTGATCGACACCCCGATCACCGAGATGGGCTTCGCCGGTCTCGGCGTCGGTGCGGCGATGGCCGGCATGAAGCCGATTGTCGAGTTCATGACTTTCAACTTCGCCATGCAGGCGATCGACCAGATCCTCAACTCCGCCGCCAAGACGCTTTATATGGCCGGCGGCAAGCTCGGCGCGCCGATCGTCTTCCGCGGTCCCAACGGCGCCGCCGCCCGCGTCGCCGCCCAGCACTCGCAGTGCTACGCCTCGTGGTACGCCCACTGCCCCGGTCTCAAGGTGGTGGCCCCATGGTCCGGCACCGATGCTAAGGGCCTCTTGAAGGCGGCGATCCGCGATCCCAATCCGGTCATCGTCCTTGAGAACGAGATCATGTACGGCCAGCACTTCGAGGTTCCGACCGACCCCGATTTCCTCATTCCCATCGGCCGCGCCAAGATCGAAAAGCCGGGCAAGGATGTCACCATCACCGCGTTCTCGCGCATGGTCGGTGTCGCCCTCGAGGCGGCGCAGCTTCTCGCCGCCGACGGCATCGATGCCGAGGTGATCAACCTGCGCTCGCTGCGCCCGCTCGACGTTGAGACCATCGTCGCCTCGGTCAAGCGCACCAATCGCCTGGTCAGCGTCGAGGAAGGCTGGCCGGTCGCCGGCATGGGATCGGAGATGGCGGCGCTGATGATGGAGCACGCGTTCGACTACCTCGACGCGCCGGTGGTGCGTGTCTGCGGCGCCGACGTGCCGATGCCCTACGCCGCCAACCTCGAAAAGCTCGCTCTGCCGCAGCCGGACTGGGTCGTCCGTGCCGCCAAAGACGTCTGCTATCGCTAG
- the pdhA gene encoding pyruvate dehydrogenase (acetyl-transferring) E1 component subunit alpha — MAAEAAASSGTESTTHPQPTLDRDQLLTYYREMLLIRRFEEKAGQLYGMGLIGGFCHLYIGQEAVVVGLQAAASAETDSVITTYRDHGHMLATGMDPKGVMAELTGRIGGYSRGKGGSMHMFSREKRFYGGHGIVGASVPLGTGLAFAHKYRGDGGINFCYFGDGAANQGQVYEAFNMASLWKLPIIYVIENNRYAMGTSVQRSSATTELFRRGEAFGIPGIPVDGMDVLAVKAAGDEVIAHVRAGKGPYVMEMNTYRYRGHSMSDPAKYRSKEEVTTFRKEHDPIDGLRAYMETKGMGDEAAFKEIDREVKAIINEAAEFAQSSPEPDPKELWTDVLIEA; from the coding sequence ATGGCAGCGGAGGCAGCCGCCAGCAGCGGCACCGAGTCCACCACGCACCCCCAGCCGACGCTGGACCGCGACCAGCTCTTGACCTATTACCGCGAGATGCTGCTGATCCGCCGCTTCGAGGAAAAGGCCGGCCAGCTCTATGGCATGGGCCTTATCGGCGGCTTTTGTCATCTCTACATCGGCCAGGAAGCCGTGGTCGTCGGCCTGCAGGCCGCGGCGTCGGCGGAAACCGACTCGGTGATCACCACCTATCGCGATCACGGCCACATGCTGGCCACCGGCATGGATCCTAAAGGGGTCATGGCGGAGCTTACCGGTCGCATCGGCGGGTATTCCCGCGGCAAGGGCGGCTCGATGCACATGTTCAGCCGCGAGAAGCGTTTCTATGGCGGCCATGGCATCGTCGGCGCCTCGGTGCCGCTCGGCACCGGGCTGGCGTTCGCCCATAAGTACCGGGGCGATGGCGGCATTAACTTCTGCTATTTCGGCGACGGCGCCGCCAACCAGGGCCAGGTCTATGAGGCCTTCAATATGGCCAGCCTGTGGAAGCTGCCGATCATCTACGTCATCGAGAACAATCGCTACGCTATGGGTACCTCGGTGCAGCGGTCTTCGGCGACGACCGAGCTGTTTCGCCGCGGCGAAGCCTTCGGCATTCCGGGAATTCCGGTCGACGGCATGGACGTGCTGGCAGTGAAGGCGGCGGGTGACGAGGTGATCGCCCACGTTCGCGCCGGCAAGGGCCCCTACGTGATGGAGATGAACACCTATCGCTATCGTGGCCACTCGATGTCCGATCCCGCCAAGTACCGCAGCAAGGAGGAGGTCACCACCTTCCGTAAGGAGCACGACCCCATCGATGGCTTGCGCGCCTACATGGAAACCAAAGGCATGGGTGACGAGGCCGCCTTCAAGGAGATCGATCGCGAGGTCAAAGCCATCATCAACGAGGCCGCGGAGTTCGCCCAGTCGAGCCCGGAGCCCGATCCGAAAGAACTGTGGACCGACGTCCTCATCGAAGCCTGA
- a CDS encoding AMP-binding protein: MDANILAGVSPELTSTVPRIADDPSLTVQILGIVEAVARELRPGRPAAFPTVNASLDRDLGLDSLARVELAARIEAAFTLTLPDSAIAAAETPADLIAAVQRAADPKVPAAAAVRYAPDERDATAAAPPDLISLPAVLDWHARHHGARTHVRLFADEGGGEALSYGDLHARASAVAAGLQAIGIVPGERIALMLPTGFEYFVGFFAALLSGAIAVPVYPPVRAGRIDEHLRRLEGILGNAAPSVLIVTDDLKDAASGPRARIASLRRIETIDSLATSGGRLERPAIGADDLALLQYTSGSTGNPKGVMLSHANLLANIRAMAAALAVTPADVFVSWLPLYHDMGLIGAWLGALHEGAPLVALSPLAFLARPSRWLDAIDHHHATLSGGPNFAFELCLRHTPDALRRRLDLSSWRVAFSGAEPVNAATVERFCSTFATAGFRREALMPVYGLAENCVGLAFPPLGRGPRIERIRRAALADERRAVLALADDPNPVRLVACGEPLPSHEIRIVDSAGVERSDREEGRVQFRGPSASRGYWNNPEATRHLVRGDWRETGDLGYLAGSDLFLTGRTKDLIIRAGRNLHPADIEAAAAGVDGVLPGRTAAFGAADADGGTERLIVVVETRRHVAAETQRLREGVIAAVTETAGEPPDTVVLAAPNAIPRTSSGKVRRAACRGLWLEGRLTGDTAARSRPRHGEAMRRAGRAQAQRLARSVQLLAYAGWAWTVIAVGITLAAMAILALPRLSWRWRALRGTARLVLHACAIPLRVDGQEHLPPGACVIVANHASYLDVLALAAALPRPVAFVAKAELRKTWTARLLLRRIGTCFVERFDRQKGLEDYRRIAAAARDGRSPLFFAEGTFRRVPGLMPFRMGAFACAVEAGLPVLPVVLRGTRAILRGETRVPRRGAISVVITPPQAADDSGDRWAAAVTLRERARQAILSLCDEADAQSAVRHVQAAAVQEHPPVHEAQPATLNPRHSK; this comes from the coding sequence ATGGACGCGAACATCCTTGCCGGAGTTTCGCCCGAATTGACGTCGACAGTCCCGCGCATCGCCGATGACCCATCGCTGACGGTGCAGATCCTTGGCATCGTCGAGGCGGTCGCCCGTGAGCTCCGTCCCGGACGGCCGGCAGCGTTTCCCACCGTCAACGCATCGCTCGACCGCGACCTCGGCCTCGACAGCCTTGCCCGCGTCGAACTGGCCGCCCGGATCGAGGCCGCGTTCACCCTCACCCTGCCCGATTCGGCGATCGCCGCGGCGGAAACGCCGGCAGACCTCATCGCCGCCGTGCAGCGTGCCGCCGATCCGAAGGTACCGGCGGCCGCGGCGGTGCGGTACGCGCCGGACGAGCGTGACGCCACCGCGGCCGCTCCGCCCGATCTGATCTCGCTGCCGGCGGTCCTCGACTGGCACGCCCGCCATCATGGCGCGCGAACGCACGTGCGGCTCTTCGCCGATGAGGGCGGCGGCGAAGCGCTGAGCTATGGTGACTTGCACGCGCGCGCCTCCGCCGTCGCCGCCGGATTGCAGGCGATCGGAATCGTTCCCGGCGAGCGCATCGCCCTGATGTTGCCGACGGGTTTCGAGTATTTCGTCGGCTTCTTCGCCGCCCTCCTCTCCGGCGCCATCGCCGTGCCGGTTTACCCGCCGGTCCGCGCCGGTCGGATTGACGAGCATCTTCGCCGCCTGGAAGGCATCCTCGGCAATGCCGCTCCGTCGGTCCTGATCGTCACCGACGATCTCAAGGACGCCGCGAGCGGGCCGCGCGCGCGGATCGCCAGCCTGCGCCGCATCGAGACGATCGATAGCCTCGCCACCTCCGGCGGGCGCCTCGAACGCCCCGCGATCGGCGCGGACGACCTCGCCCTGCTGCAATATACCTCGGGCAGCACCGGCAACCCCAAGGGTGTCATGCTCAGCCACGCCAACCTGCTCGCCAACATCCGGGCGATGGCGGCGGCGCTGGCGGTGACACCCGCAGACGTCTTCGTCAGCTGGCTGCCGCTCTATCACGACATGGGCCTGATCGGCGCTTGGCTGGGGGCGCTGCACGAGGGCGCGCCGCTCGTGGCACTGTCACCGCTCGCCTTTCTTGCCCGCCCGTCCCGCTGGCTGGACGCGATCGACCACCATCACGCGACGCTCTCGGGCGGGCCCAACTTCGCCTTTGAGCTGTGCCTGCGCCATACCCCGGATGCACTGCGGCGGCGCCTCGATCTTTCGTCCTGGCGTGTCGCCTTCAGCGGCGCGGAGCCGGTGAATGCCGCAACCGTCGAGCGCTTCTGTTCCACCTTCGCCACTGCCGGTTTCCGGCGCGAGGCGTTGATGCCGGTTTACGGCCTGGCCGAGAACTGCGTCGGCCTCGCCTTTCCGCCACTCGGCCGTGGTCCCAGGATCGAGCGCATCCGCCGCGCCGCCCTCGCCGATGAGAGGCGCGCCGTTCTCGCCCTGGCCGACGATCCCAATCCCGTCCGGCTCGTCGCCTGCGGCGAGCCGCTGCCGAGCCACGAGATCCGCATCGTCGACAGCGCCGGCGTCGAGCGGAGCGATCGCGAAGAGGGTCGGGTGCAGTTTCGTGGCCCCTCGGCCAGCCGCGGCTACTGGAACAACCCCGAGGCGACGCGCCATCTCGTACGCGGCGACTGGCGCGAGACCGGCGACCTCGGCTATCTCGCCGGCAGCGATCTTTTCCTGACCGGCCGGACGAAGGACCTGATCATCCGTGCTGGACGCAACCTGCATCCGGCCGATATCGAAGCGGCGGCTGCGGGCGTCGACGGCGTTTTGCCCGGACGCACTGCCGCCTTTGGTGCCGCGGATGCCGACGGCGGTACCGAGCGACTGATCGTTGTCGTCGAGACCCGCCGGCACGTTGCGGCGGAAACGCAGCGACTGCGCGAAGGCGTCATCGCTGCCGTCACCGAAACCGCCGGCGAGCCGCCCGATACCGTCGTGCTTGCCGCGCCGAACGCCATCCCGCGTACGTCGAGCGGCAAGGTTCGCCGCGCCGCCTGTCGCGGGTTATGGCTCGAGGGCCGGCTCACCGGCGATACCGCCGCCCGATCCCGGCCGCGGCATGGGGAGGCCATGCGGCGGGCCGGTCGTGCCCAGGCGCAACGTCTGGCGCGCAGCGTCCAGTTGCTGGCGTACGCCGGCTGGGCGTGGACGGTGATCGCCGTGGGCATCACCCTCGCCGCGATGGCGATCCTCGCCCTACCGCGCTTGTCCTGGCGCTGGCGGGCGTTGCGGGGAACGGCCCGCCTCGTCCTTCATGCCTGCGCGATTCCCCTGCGCGTTGACGGGCAAGAGCACCTGCCGCCGGGTGCATGCGTGATCGTCGCCAATCATGCCAGCTACCTCGACGTCCTGGCGCTGGCCGCGGCGCTGCCGCGGCCGGTCGCCTTCGTCGCCAAGGCGGAACTGCGCAAGACATGGACGGCGCGCCTGCTGCTGCGCCGGATCGGCACCTGCTTCGTTGAACGATTCGATCGCCAGAAGGGGCTTGAGGATTATCGCCGCATCGCTGCCGCGGCGCGCGACGGCCGCTCGCCCTTGTTTTTCGCCGAAGGCACGTTCAGGCGGGTGCCGGGCCTGATGCCGTTCCGCATGGGCGCTTTCGCCTGCGCCGTCGAGGCGGGATTGCCGGTGCTACCGGTTGTGCTGCGCGGCACGCGGGCGATCCTGCGCGGCGAGACGCGCGTTCCGCGACGCGGCGCGATCAGCGTCGTCATCACCCCGCCGCAAGCGGCCGATGACAGTGGCGATCGCTGGGCCGCGGCCGTCACCCTGCGAGAACGCGCGCGGCAGGCGATCTTGTCCCTTTGCGACGAGGCCGACGCACAGTCGGCGGTGCGCCACGTCCAAGCCGCCGCCGTGCAGGAGCATCCGCCAGTCCACGAAGCTCAACCGGCGACGCTTAACCCGCGACACTCAAAATGA
- a CDS encoding septum formation initiator family protein: MLGELRIRARHVLFPAFGVAAVLYFAYHGINGDRGVLALRAKQQEVAAARAEYDAIKEEREALERRAKLLNPGSLDPDMLDEEARRLLNYGLPDETVIIDDGRLPPR; encoded by the coding sequence ATGCTCGGAGAATTGCGCATTCGCGCGCGCCACGTGCTGTTTCCCGCATTCGGCGTCGCTGCGGTCCTTTACTTCGCCTACCACGGGATCAATGGCGATCGCGGGGTGCTGGCGCTGCGGGCAAAGCAGCAAGAGGTTGCCGCCGCGCGGGCGGAATATGACGCGATCAAGGAGGAGCGCGAGGCACTCGAGCGCCGGGCGAAGCTGCTTAATCCCGGTAGTCTCGATCCCGATATGCTCGACGAGGAAGCCCGGCGCCTGCTGAATTACGGCCTGCCGGATGAAACCGTGATTATCGACGACGGCCGGCTGCCTCCTCGCTAG